Part of the Arthrobacter gengyunqii genome is shown below.
GCCGGCCAGCTGGGGGCCGTAAGCGGAGCCGCCGTAGACGGGCAGGACGGTGAAGTTGTCCATGTGCTTGGCGTAGGAAGCGAAGGCTTCAGCGGACTGGAGGGCCAGTTCGCGGGTCGGTGCCAGCACCAGGATCTGGGTGTCCTTGGTGGCGGGCAGGCCAGCCATCAGGGACAGGGCGGGAACGGCAAACGCGGCAGTCTTGCCGGTACCGGTCTGCGCCAGGCCGACGACGTCGCGGCCTTCAAGGAGGAGGGGAATGGTGGCTGCCTGGATGGGGGACGGCTTTTCGTAGCCTACGTCAACCAGGGCCTGCAGCACGCGGGCATCAAGACCGAAATCGGAGAAGAGAACCTGGTTCTCTTCAGCTGCTTCGGGAGCGGCGGTTGCTGCGGTGTCAGTGTTTTCTACAGTGTCAAGCAAAAGAAATAATCCTCATTCATTGGGACCGCGCGGCCAATTTCGGCCGCAGGACGTAAGTCCGGCGCTGTTGCAATCCCATGGCAGGACTTTCCGTCACAGCTGTAGGCCAATTTCACTGGATTGTGAGGCGTGACCGGTGTGACGATTTCTTTGCCGGCGCTCCCAAAAATATGAATCTGCCCGCATTCGAAAACGCGAGCCCCAACACAACGTGCCAAACGGTCAGAAACCGCAGGAAAATAAGGGAATACCGGAGTGGGGGATGTTTCAAGTGTACGGCATGCCGGGGGCGGCCCGTCCATACTTGCCGGTGAGCTTGGGCACACGGGCACATATTCAGCCGTTTCCGCCGGCCTGCGAAGCGTTGGTTCGCTGGTTTGACGGGGTTTTCGCCGGACTTCGTAATTTATCGGGTGGCGGCCACGCTTTCCTGGTCCTGCCGGATTTTCAGGGTGCGCAGGACCTTCTGTATTTCCGGAGACAGCGCCAGGTCTCCCGAGGCCTCCGCGTCGGCCAGCAGCCGGGCCTGCTCTGCCGAGGCTCCGCGGAAAACGTCTCCGGACGTCACCCCGTGATCCGGACGCCGGATCACGGTCACCGGGTCGCCTGCGCTGATGCTGCCGTTGCGGACAACGCGCAGATAGGTTCCCACCCGGCCTGCCGCCGCGAACCGCCTAACCCAGCCGGGCTGCTTCATCCAAGCAGCAAAGTTCCGGCACGGCGTGCGGGGGCAGGTCACTTCCAGGACGGTGCCGTCCCCGATCTGCCAGCGCTCACCGATCACGGCCTCGGACACCGGAAGGCCCGCGATCCGCAGGTTCTCCCCGAAGAGCCCTGGCTGAATGTCCGTCCCCAGTTCAGCTGCCCAGTAGTCGGCGTCGTCCTGCGAATAGGCGTAAATGGCCTTGGACACCCCGCCGTGGTGCTTGCGGCTGGCCTGGATGTCCCCGTTCAGCCCCAGACCGTGAACCTTCACGGGCCCGACGACGGGACGCTTGTCGATCGCCGTCACTCCCGTGGAGTCGGTGGTGGGCAGGAGTTGGTGAACGCGGCACACGGCCAGCAGGGTTCCCGAGGTCATGCCGATCATCCTACGAGGCTGGTTTCCGTTTCGCACGGCTTTCACCGTCGACGAGCAGGTGCCTGACTTACGGGTGGACGTTCTTTAGGGGAGCCAGCGGGACCTGCTCCGAAACGGGCTGCTTCCACCAACGCTGCGGCCGGCTCTTCCAGAGCGCAACCAGCCACCAGGCCATCAGGCCCAGCCCCCAGAAAACTCCGATGCTGGACGCCATGAGCCACGCCTCGGGGATCTGGGAATCCAGGTTGGGAGCTCCCATGAGCCAGCCGATGGCCTTGGGCGACAGCAGGAAAACCACGAAAGACGAGACCAGCAGGACCAGGCCCCAGCGGCGCACCGCGCTGCCCTTTTGCATGAAGTCGGTGATGTTGCGCCAGAGCACCGGGATGAAGAGGGCCACCCACACCCAGTGATGGGACCAGGAAACCGGTGAAATCAGCAGCATCAGGAGTGCGGCCGCGGCCAGGGCAGTGATCAGGTCGCCGCGGTTACCGGCCAGCCGGATGATCACGGCCGCGGCGGCGACGGCCAGCAGGGACAGCAGCAGCCAGGGCAGGTCCACGGGGAAGTCCGGTCCCGTGAAGTGCAGAATGGCACCCTTAATGCCCAGGTTGTCCACGTATCCGGCACCGCCGATCCGGGAGGTGTCCGGCAGCAGTTCGGCCCAGTAGGTGCGTGATTCTCGCGGCAGGATCAGGAATCCCAGTCCGAACGTGGCCAGGAAGCCAAAGGCCATGTTGCGCAGGCCGCGCCAGTCGCCGCGCGCCAGGAAATAGAGCCCGAACACCAGCGGCGTGAGTTTCAGCCCGGCGGCCACGCCCGTCAGCAGGCCCGTGGGCCAGGTGTCCCGCTTGATCAGGAAGTCCGCCATGATCAGCCCGAACAGCAGGATGTTGATCTGCCCGAACGCCAGTGTTTCCCGCCAGGGCCCCAGCAGGATCACCAAGCCGATGCAGGCCAGGGCCAGCGGACGCAGCCACTGATGCCTCAAAACGGCGCGCACGCCGGGCTGGCGGAAGGCGTAGCCGACGCCCAGCACAGCAGTGGCCGCGGCGATCAGCAGCGAGATGGCGGTGAAGATATTCAGCCCCAGGCTCTGTCCGAACGGTGCAAGGACCGCAAAGAGGAGCGCGGAGAACGGCGGATAGGTGAAGAGGAGGCTGCTTCCCTCGCGGTAGCGCAGTTCCTTGGTGTAGAGCCCGCCCCCGGCGTCGAGCACGCTCTGCCCGCCGGTCAGATACACACTGAAATCCAGGCCGTGGCGCGGTGAGATCACGAACGCGGCAGTGATCATGAGGGCTGCCGCGAGAAGCGCCGCCAGGGTTACTGCCAGCCGGGCCATTCCGGATCGGGTCTTCGGGCCCATTGATTCTCCCTGCGCTGCGCCAACTAAGGTATTACCGCTCGCAAGTCTACCGGGGGCCGGTGAATCCGTGGACTGTCCGGGCTGCAGGATAGGCTGGGCGCAGTCAATCCACCTTTGGAAGGTTGCTCATGTCCGCACCGCTTTTGGCCATCGTTAATGCCCGCGTCGTCCCCGTCACTGCGCCGCCGTTTGACGGCACCGTGGTGCTGGCGGACGGGAAGATTCGCGAGCTCGGCGCCGACGTCACGGTTCCGGAAGGTGCGCAGGTGATCGATGCCGGCGGCCAGTGGCTGCTGCCCGGCCTGGTCGACGCGCACACGCACCTTGGCGTGCATGAAGAGGGCGAGGGCTGGGCGGGCAACGACACCAACGAGATGACGGATCCCGTCATGGCCGGGGTCCGCGCCATCGACGGCGTCAACCCGCACGATCTGGGCTTTGATGATGCACTGACCGGCGGGGTCACCGCAGTGAACATCAACCCCGGCTCGGGCAACCCCATCGGAGGCCTGGCCGTGGCCCTGCACACGCACGGGCGGTACGTGGAGGAAATGGTCCTCCGCTCCCCCAGCGGGCTGAAGTCGGCCCTCGGTGAGAATCCCAAACGCGTCTACAGCGACAAGAAGCAGACTCCGTCCACCCGGCTGGGCACGGCGCTGGTAATCCGCAAGGCGTTCATGGATGCGCAGAACCACATGGGAAAGAACGACGACGACGACCGCGACCCCCAGCTCGAGGCCCTCGCCATGGTGCTGCGCCGGGAAATCCCGTGGCGCCAGCACGCCCACCGCGCCGACGACATCGGCACGGCCCTGCGGCTGGCCGACGAATTCGGCTACGACCTGGTCCTGGACCACGGCACCGAGGCCCACCTGCTGGCGGACGTACTGGCCGAACGCGGGGTTCCGGTGCTGATCGGCCCTCTGTTCACCACCCGGTCCAAGGTGGAGCTGCGCCAGCGGAGCATGGAAAACCCGGGCAAGCTGGCCGCTGCCGGCGTGGAGATCTCCATCATCACCGACCATCCCGTGGTGCCGATCAACTTCCTGATCTATCAGGCTGCGCTGGCGGTAAAGGAAGGGCTGGATCCCGAGACGGCGCTGCGTGCCGTCACCATCAACCCCGCCAAGGTGCTGGGCCTGGCGGACCGCATCGGTTCCCTGGAGCCCGGCAAGGACGCGGACGTTGTGCTGTGGAGCGGAAATCCGCTGGACGTCATGCAGCGGGCGCTGACCGTATGGATCGGCGGCCGGGAGGTCTACCGCTATGACACCGAGACCCGGACGCCAGTGGTGGCCGGACGCCAGTGACCAGACCCGCATCCCGCAGGCCCGCACCGAACAGTCCCCGAGCTCCCCTGCCCGGGATTATCCGCGCCGCATTCGCAGCCTGGCTGGCGGCGGCCATCTTGGTGGCCGTGGCCGGGATTTCCTTCATCACGTCAGCGCAGACCCAGCAGCGCGACGGCGCCGCGCTCACCAGCCTGGGGGCTGTGACCCTCGCGGTGGCGTTTATCATCGCGTTTTACGCGCTGCGGCTGCGGACCGGAAAACGCAGCGCCCGCGAGACGCTCACCACGGTCGGCATGATCGCGGGGATCCCGTTGCTCTTCCGCGGCCCCGCCCTGATCGCCGTCGGCGCCGTCCTGCTGGTGTGTGTGCTGCTGCTGTGGCTGCCGCAAAGCAGCCGCTTCTTCCAGGAACGTGACCCCAAGGCCCGCCGGGGACTTTTTGGCCGCCGGCGGCCTTAGGAACGGACCGGGCTTCCTACAACTGGCTCAGAGCCTGATCCAGATCGGCAATCAGGTCTTCCAAGTCCTCGATGCCCACGGAGAGCCGCAGCAGATTCTCCGGAACCGCCAGCTCGGTGCCCTTCACCGAGGCGTGCGTCATCTCGGACGGGTAGTTCATCAGTGACTCCACGCCGCCCAGGGACTCGGCCAGGGTGAACACGCGGGTGGACTCGGCCACCTTCCGGGCCGCTGCCTCGCCGCCCTTGAAGGACACCGAGACCATCCCGCCAAAGTCCTTCATCTGGGCCTTGGCGAGATCATGTCCGGGGTGGTCTGCCAATCCCGGATAGAGCACGTTCTCCACTGCCGGCTGGTCCTGCAGCCACTTGGCCACGGCCATGGCGTTGGAGGAGTGCCGGTCCATCCGCACGCCCAGGGTCTTCAGCCCGCGGGTGGTCAGCCAGGCTTCCATCGGTGCTGACACCGCGCCGACAGCGAACTGGATGAAGCCGATCTTCTCGGCGGCGTCGTCGTCGTTCAGGATGACCGCGCCGCCCACCGCGTCGGAATGCCCGCCAATGTACTTGGTGGTGGAGTGCACCACGATGTCAGCACCCAGCGCCAGCGGCTGCTGCAGATACGGGGAGGCGAAGGTGTTGTCGACGACCAGCCAGGCCCCGGCGTCGTGCGCTGCCTGCGCGACGGCGGCAATGTCGGAAATCTTCATCATGGGGTTCGAGGGCGTCTCCAGCCACACCATCTTGGTGTTGCCGGCCGCGATGGCGGTGGTGAGGGCGCCGATGTCGGACATGTCCACCGCGGCGTTGGTGATGCCCCAGGCGGAAAGAACCTTGTTGATCAGCCGGTAGGTTCCGCCGTACGCGTCGTTGCCCAGCACAATGTGGTCCCCGGGTGCCAGCAGTGCCCGGATGAGAGCATCTTCAGCGGCCAGGCCGGAGCTGAAGGAGTACGCATGGGCGCCGCCTTCCAGTGCGGCCAACTGGTCCTGCAGCGCGTCGCGGGTGGGGTTGGTGCCGCGGCCGTACTCATAGCCGTTGCGCAGTCCGCCAATGCCGTCCTGGGCGTAGGTGGTGCTCTGGTACAGCGGCGGAATGACCGCTCCGGTGGTCGGGTCGGGGGTTTGGCCCGCGTGGATGGCGCGGGTGTTAAAGCCTTCGCTCATGGTGTGCTCCTCTGCTTCAGGATGGATTGCGGTTAGACGCTCATGTAGGACAGCAGGTCATGCCGCGTGAGTATTCCCACCGGCGCACCCTCGGAGGTCACCATGACGGCGTCGTTCTCCTGCAGCTTTTCCTTGGCGGCAGCCACGGAATCTCCCGCGCCGACCATCCCCAGCCGCGGTCCCATGTGTTCGCTGATGCTGTCGGTGGGCTTGGCCTCGCCACGGAACAGCTTCTCTGTCAGCGAGCGCTCGTCGACGGCGCCGAGGACCTCGCCGATCCGCACCGGAGGTTCCTGCGACAGGACCGGGATACTGGAAACGCCGTATTCATTCAGGATGTTGATGACGTCCCGGACCGACTCATTCGGGTGGGTGTGCACCAGATCCGGCAGCGACCCGTCCTTGGTTGCGAGAACGTCGCTGACGGCGGCTTCCTGCTCGGTTCCATGCAGGAAGCCGTAGGAGCGCATCCACTCATCGTTGAAGATCTTGCCCATGTAGCCGCGGCCACTGTCCGGCAGCACCACCACAACGACGTCGTCCGGGCCCAGATCGCGGGCCGCGCGCAGTGCCGCCACCACGGCCATTCCGGAGGAGCCACCCACCAGCAGGCCTTCCTCACGGGCCAGCCGGCGGGTCATGGCGAAGGACTCGGCGTCATTTACGGCAATCACTTCGTCCGGAACGGACGGGTCATAGTTGCCCGGCCACATGTCCTCGCCCACGCCCTCCACGAAATAGGGACGACCGGTGCCGCCGGAGTACACCGAGCCCTCGGGATCGGCGGCAATAATGCGCACCGGGCCTGTTGGACGGTCCGCGGAGATTTCCTTGAGGTAGCGGCCGGTGCCCGTGATGGTGCCGCCGGTGCCCGCGCCGGCCACGAAATGGGTCACCGTGCCGTCAGTATCCGTCCAAATCTCCGGTCCCGTCGACTCATAGTGGCTGACCGGGGCGGAGGGGTTGGAGAACTGGTCCGGCTTGTAGGCGCCCGGGATCTCGCGGACCAGGCGGTCGGAGACACCGTAGTAGGAATCGGGGCTGTCGGGGGCGACGGCGGTGGGCGTCACCACCACTTCGGCGCCGTAGGCACGCAGCACGTCGCGTTTCTCCACCCCCACCTTGTCCGGAGTGACGAAGATGCAGCGATATCCCTTTTGCTGTGCCACCAGGGCCAGGCCGACGCCGGTGTTTCCGCTGGTGGGTTCGATGATGGTGCCGCCGGGCTTCAGCTTGCCCTCCCGTTCAGCGGTCTCGATCATCCGCACCGCGATGCGGTCCTTGATGGAGCCGCCCGGGTTCAGATATTCCAGCTTCACGAGCACCGTGGCTGCGATGCCATCGGTAACGTGGTGCAGCTTCACCAGCGGGGTCTTGCCGATCAGGTCCAGGACAGTATCTGCAAACTTCATGTGGAACACGTTACTTGTTCGATTCCACGGGTCCAGCCTTCCCCGGAACCCGGCGTAGCAAATGCCACACCGCCCGGTCCCCTTTCCACGGCGCGGCCGTCACAGGTGCGTGCAACGATGGAGTTATGTCCCTCTCCGTGCCGGTCTCACTCGCGTCGGGAACCGGAGCTGCCTCCGGCGCCGCTCCCGGAGCCGGGGCGGTTTCCGTCCTCTGGGAGTCGGACCGTCCGTATCGTCTGGACCTGTCGCTGGGAGTCCTCGCCCATGGCAGGAAGGATCCGTCCGTGCGGATCGGCCCCGGTGTTGCCTGGCTGGCGTTTTCGACGCCGGAGGGCAACGCCACCCTTGCCCTGACCGAGCAGCCCGCCCCGGCCCCGGGTGCCCGTGTGCTGGCCCGGGCCTGGGGCCCCGGAGCGGAGTTCGCGCTGGCGGGCGTTCCGGCGCTGCTCGGGGACTCCGATGACTGGAGCGCCTTCGACCAGCCCGCTTTCACCGCCACCCTCCCCGCCGCACTGGCGGAAACCCGGCGGCGGAACCCCGGGCTGCGGCTGCCCAGCACGGGCCGGATGCTGGACAGCATTGTTCCCGTCATCCTGGAGCAGAAGGTCACGGCCATGGAGGCCTACTACGCGTGGCGGTACCTGGTGACCAAATACGGGGCCGACGCTCCCGGACCGGCGCCGGCCGGTTTGAAAGTTCCGCCAAGCGCCGAAGCCTGGCGCCGGGTTCCCAGCTGGGAGTGGCACCGTGCCCGGGTGGATTTCCACCGGTCGGGCACCATCCTCCGGGCCTGCGGGGCGGCCTCGGCGTTGGAACGGCTGTCCGAGGTTCCGCTCGGCACGGATTTGACGGCGCGGCTGTGCTCGATTCCCGGCATCGGCCCGTGGAGCGCCGCCGAGATTACCCAACGCACGCACGGTGCCCCGGACTCCGTCTCCGTGGGCGATTACCATCTGTCGGCCTTCGTGGGTGAGGCGCTGACCGGGCGCCGGACGGACGACGCCGGGATGCTGGCGCTGCTGGAGCCCTGGCGGGGCCATCGGCAGCGGGTGGTGCGGCTGCTGGTGCTGAGCGGTTTCCGCAAGCAGGCCTTCGGGCCCCGGCTGGCACCGGAGGACCACCGCGGCCGCTAGGGCGCGGAAGGCACGGAGGGTTCCTCGGGGAGCTGCGGAACTTTCGAGACCGAGCCCAAATGCTCCATCACTTCTTCGCGCATCTGCACTTTCCGGATCTTTCCCGACACCGTCATGGGAAAGCTGCCCCGTACCTGCACAAAACGGGGAATCTTGTAATGGGCCAGCCTGCCCCGGCAAAACTCGGCGATGGACGCGGCATCCGGCTCCGGTGCACCGGGAACCGCGATGATGCAGGCCATCAGTTCCTCACCGTAGCGCTCGTCGGGAATACCGATGACCTGGACATCGGAGATGGACGGATGGGAATAGAGGAACTCTTCGATCTCGCGCGGATAGATGTTCTCTCCCCCGCGGATGACCATGTCCTTGATCCGGCCCTCGATGCTGACGTAGCCCTCCTCATCCATCCGGGCCAGGTCCCCGGTATGCATCCACCCCTCGGCGTCGATCGCCTCCGCGGTCTTGTCCGGTTCATCCCAGTACCCCGCCATCACGCTGTAGCCGCGGGTACACAGCTCACCGATTTCCCCGAACGGCACCGGCTGCCCGGTGCCCGGATCCACCACCTGGTTCTCCAGATGCGGCATGGTCCGTCCCACGGTCCGGGTCCGGCGTTCCAGCGAATCGCCGCGGCGGGTCATGGTGGACACCGGGGAGGTTTCCGTCATTCCGTAGCAAATGGCCACCTCTGACATGTTCATGTCCCGGATAACGCGCTTCATAATTTCCTCGGGGCAGGGAGACCCGGCCATGACGCCGGTGCGCAGCGTGGAGAGGTCATAGCGGTTGAAGTCCTCCAGCCCCAGTTCGGCAATGAACATGGTGGGAACCCCGTAGAGGGAAGTGGCCTGCCGGCTCTGGACGGCTTCGAGCGCCGCGGCGGCATCGAAGGTCCGGGAGGGAATGATGGTGGCGGCCCCGTGGGACAAAGCCGCCAGATTTCCAATGACCATCCCGAAGCAGTGGTAGAACGGCACCGGAAGCACCACGCGGTCCTTGTCGGTGTAGCCGAGGAGCTCACCGATAAAGTATCCGTTGTTCAGGATGTTGGAGTGCGTCAGCGTGGCCCCCTTGGGAAATCCCGTGGTTCCGGAGGTGTACTGAATGTTGATGGGATCCCCGGGCCGAAGGCTGGCCATCCGCTCGGCCACTGCCCCGGCTCCGGCCGGTGCCCCGGAAGCTGCAGCCGCCCGGCGGCCGTCCGCCGAGAGCGCGGCGAACCCGTTGCTGTCCTCCCCTGCCAGGAAAACGAGGTCAAGGGAACCGGCCTGCTGCTGCGCCTCGCGCGCCATGACCTCATAATCGTTGCGGGGATCCCCGGGCGCCGTGAACAACATCCGCATGCCGCTCTGCTTCACGACAAAATCCAGTTCGCTCTGCCGGTATGCCGGGTTCACGGTGACCAGGACGGCTCCTGCCTTCGCCGTCGCATATTGGACGAGGGTCCACTCGGCGCAGTTCGGGGACCAGATTCCCACCCGGTCCCCCGCCCGGATGCCCCGTTCCAGAAGCCCCGCAGCGAGATCATCGACGTCGCGGTTGAACTCCGCGTACGTCCAGGACCGCCCGGTGGGAACATCAATCAGCGCTGCGGCATCCGGAAAGCGGAGGACGTTCCGCTCCAGATTGACCCCGATGGTTTCATCCAGGAGCGGGGTGGGAGAGGGCGAAGAGGCGTAAGAGGGCAAAGCACAGACTCCTTCGGCTGCGGGCAACGGTTGCCCCGAACGCTACCAAGACTTGCGCCGCCTGCGAAGGGTCAACCCGCCGTGCCTCCGGTTCGTGCCGGACCATCAATAGGGGGTGATGGCCAGCCGGTAGATGGATGACGGTTCAGCCCCGAAGCGCTTCAGCACTGCCACCACGGCCTCCTCATGCTCGCTGTCAACGGCAACCTGTGCACGCAGCCGATCCTCGAAATCCATTTTCCGTGTGTCGCCGCGGAAGTTCTGCGTTCGGGTCCTGCCGGAGTACACCGCGGAGTCGGACAGTTCCAATGATCTGGCACCGGCGAGCAGCAGCGCGTCGCGCAGGCCGTCGATGCGGTCGGTGTTCACCACCGCGCTGATCAAATGGTCTGGTACGCTCACGCGGCCCTCGCTCCCGGCGCCGGCAGGGCTGCCTGCTTCGGAACCGGGTTCTGAACCGCGCCCGCTGGTGGTCGGCCGCGACGTGATCCCGCTGAGTGCGTAGGCTGCGGCGCCTTGCTGGACCTCGTCCAGGTCATCCTGTTCCGGGCCGGGTTCGCGCAGTCCCATGGTCCGGCTGATGATCGCGGCGATCACCCAGCTCAGGATGAAGGAGAACAGGACCACGCAGACAATGGCAACCACCTGGTGCCAGAGCAGCAGTCCCCCGCCGCCGTTGAAGAGTCCGTCGTCGCTCGTTGCGTTCACCGAGCTGTCAGCGAAGAATCCCAACAGGAAAGATCCCAGGACACCGCCGATGAAGTGGACGGCGATGACGTCCAGGGCGTCGTCGTAGCGCAGCACGTGCTTGAGCCCCACCGCAAAACAGCAGACACAGCCCGCAATCAGACCGATCAGCAGCGCTCCCCCGGTGCTGACAAAACCGGCGCACGGGGTGATGGTGGCCAGCCCGGCGACGGCCCCGGAGACTGCCCCGACAAGCGTGGAGTGGCCGCTGGTCAGCCGTTCCACAAGCAGCCAGGTCAGCATGGCCGCACCGCCGGCCACGTGCGTGTTGATCAGTGCCTGGGCTGCGATGTCGTTGGCCTGGAGACCGTCACCGGCGTTGAACCCGAACCAGCCGAACCACAGGATGCCGCCGCCCACGAGCATGAGCGGCAGGTTGTTGGGCGAAGTTTTGAGGTTCGGCCAGCCACGGCGTCGGCCCACCACCAGCAGCACGGCGACGGCGGCGGCCCCAGCCGAAGCATGCACCACCATCCCCCCGGCCCAGTCCTGAGCACCCAGCTGTACCAGCCATCCCGAGGGATGCCAGAGCCAGCGGGCCACCTGGGGATAAACGAGAATGGACCACGCCGCCAGGAAGACAGTCCACCCGGCGAACTTCAGCCGTCCCGCCGTCGCCCCGGTCAGCAGCGCCGGGGTAATGATGGCAAACATCATTTGGTAGGCCACAAAGGCGAGCGCGGGGATGGTTACTCCCGCGGCCACGGTGTGGAACTGGGGGGTGTCCACGTCGATGAGGGCAAACGCGTCGAACTCCCCCACCAGAGAGTTTCCGTTGTTGCTGAACGCCAGGGTGTAGCCCACCAGCACCCAAGTGACGGTGATGATGCCCAGCGGAATGATGTTCTGCATCATCATGGTCAGGACGTTGCGGACCGGGACCATGCCTCCGTAGAACAGTGCCAGCCCGGGAACCATGAAAAGCACCAGTCCTGCGCAGATGAGCACCCAGGCGGTATCCGCGCCGTTCACGGCCGGCCGTCCTGGAGGAAGATTCCGGGGACCCGTTTTTCCCGAAATATGGGTCGACGCTGGAGGGTGAATCGAGCAGCAAGCTTGTAAGTGGACATGACATCCCCGTTTCCGGCTCTGCGGCAGGTGAATGATGCGTCCCGGCGCCGCGGACACAGCGGGCCACCGGAGCTACGAGCTTACTTCCGCAGCTAAACCGAGAAGAAGACAACAGGCCTTCACACGCGTTCAAAGGGCCGAAACCGTTTCCGGTTCCGGCCCTTTGACCCTCCGCCCGCACTGGGTCAGGAGTGGTGGCTGCCCACCATGCCGTGCGGGTCGATGACGTACTTGCGCGCCACCCCGGAGTCGAAGTCACGGTAGGACTCCGCAGCCTGGTCCAGGCTGATCGTCGTGGCGTTGACTGCCTTGGCGATCTGGACCTTGTCATGCAGGATGGCCATCATCAGGTCCCGGTTGTACTTCATCACCGGACACTGTCCCGTCGTGAAGGACAGTGACTTCGCCCAGCCCGTCCCCAGGCTCAGGGACAGCGAGCCCACTTTGGCGGCCTCGTCCACGCCGCCCGGATCTCCGGTGACGTACAGCCCGGGAATACCCAAGGCACCGCCGGCTGCCGTGATGTCCATGAGGGAGTTCAGCACGGTTGCCGGAGCCTCCGTGGACGAGCCATGGCCATGGCCGCGGGCTTCAAACCCCACGGCATCCACCGCACAGTCCACCTCGGGAACCCCGAGCAGCTGCTCAATCTGGTCCTTGGGGTCTCCCTTTGACACGTCCACCGTCTCGCAGCCGAAGCTGCGGGCCTGGGCCAGGCGTTCCTCGTTGAGGTCAGCGACAATGACGACGGCGGCGCCCAGCAGCTGTGCTCCGGCGGCGGCAGCGAGTCCCACCGGCCCGGCACCGGCGATGTAGACAGTGGATCCCACATGCACCCCCGCGGTGACCGCTCCGTGGTAACCCGTAGGAAAAATGTCCGAAAGCATGGTCAGGTCCAGGATCTTCTCCATCGCCTGGTCCTTGTCCGGAAAACGCAGCAGGTTCCAGTCAGCGTACGGAACCAGCACATATTCGGCCTGGCCACCCACCCAGCCGCCCATGTCCACGTACCCGTAGGCGCTGCCGGGGCGGTCCGGGTTAACGTTCAGGCAGATGCCCGTCTTCCGCTCCTTGCAGTTCTTGCAGCGGCCGCAGGAAATGTTGAACGGTACGGACACCAGGTCTCCCACGGAATGGAATTCCACGTCCGGTCCAATTTCCACAATTTCCCCGGTGATTTCATGTCCCAAGATCAGGTTGGGCGGGGCGGTGGTGCGGCCGCGGACCATGTGCTGGTCAGACCCGCAGATATTGGACGTCACCACCTTGAGGATGGCCCCGTGGGGCACTTTGCGTCCCACATTGGCCGGATTGACGCCGGGGCCGTCCCGGAGTTCGAAGGTTGGATAGTCGATGTCCTGCACTTCCACGACACCGGGTTCCAAATAGGCAACTCCACGGTTTGAGCTCATAGGTTTTTCGCCTCGCCTTATCGTCGTTGAC
Proteins encoded:
- the fdhA gene encoding formaldehyde dehydrogenase, glutathione-independent, which gives rise to MSSNRGVAYLEPGVVEVQDIDYPTFELRDGPGVNPANVGRKVPHGAILKVVTSNICGSDQHMVRGRTTAPPNLILGHEITGEIVEIGPDVEFHSVGDLVSVPFNISCGRCKNCKERKTGICLNVNPDRPGSAYGYVDMGGWVGGQAEYVLVPYADWNLLRFPDKDQAMEKILDLTMLSDIFPTGYHGAVTAGVHVGSTVYIAGAGPVGLAAAAGAQLLGAAVVIVADLNEERLAQARSFGCETVDVSKGDPKDQIEQLLGVPEVDCAVDAVGFEARGHGHGSSTEAPATVLNSLMDITAAGGALGIPGLYVTGDPGGVDEAAKVGSLSLSLGTGWAKSLSFTTGQCPVMKYNRDLMMAILHDKVQIAKAVNATTISLDQAAESYRDFDSGVARKYVIDPHGMVGSHHS
- the amt gene encoding ammonium transporter, which produces MNGADTAWVLICAGLVLFMVPGLALFYGGMVPVRNVLTMMMQNIIPLGIITVTWVLVGYTLAFSNNGNSLVGEFDAFALIDVDTPQFHTVAAGVTIPALAFVAYQMMFAIITPALLTGATAGRLKFAGWTVFLAAWSILVYPQVARWLWHPSGWLVQLGAQDWAGGMVVHASAGAAAVAVLLVVGRRRGWPNLKTSPNNLPLMLVGGGILWFGWFGFNAGDGLQANDIAAQALINTHVAGGAAMLTWLLVERLTSGHSTLVGAVSGAVAGLATITPCAGFVSTGGALLIGLIAGCVCCFAVGLKHVLRYDDALDVIAVHFIGGVLGSFLLGFFADSSVNATSDDGLFNGGGGLLLWHQVVAIVCVVLFSFILSWVIAAIISRTMGLREPGPEQDDLDEVQQGAAAYALSGITSRPTTSGRGSEPGSEAGSPAGAGSEGRVSVPDHLISAVVNTDRIDGLRDALLLAGARSLELSDSAVYSGRTRTQNFRGDTRKMDFEDRLRAQVAVDSEHEEAVVAVLKRFGAEPSSIYRLAITPY
- a CDS encoding AMP-binding protein, with the protein product MPSYASSPSPTPLLDETIGVNLERNVLRFPDAAALIDVPTGRSWTYAEFNRDVDDLAAGLLERGIRAGDRVGIWSPNCAEWTLVQYATAKAGAVLVTVNPAYRQSELDFVVKQSGMRMLFTAPGDPRNDYEVMAREAQQQAGSLDLVFLAGEDSNGFAALSADGRRAAAASGAPAGAGAVAERMASLRPGDPINIQYTSGTTGFPKGATLTHSNILNNGYFIGELLGYTDKDRVVLPVPFYHCFGMVIGNLAALSHGAATIIPSRTFDAAAALEAVQSRQATSLYGVPTMFIAELGLEDFNRYDLSTLRTGVMAGSPCPEEIMKRVIRDMNMSEVAICYGMTETSPVSTMTRRGDSLERRTRTVGRTMPHLENQVVDPGTGQPVPFGEIGELCTRGYSVMAGYWDEPDKTAEAIDAEGWMHTGDLARMDEEGYVSIEGRIKDMVIRGGENIYPREIEEFLYSHPSISDVQVIGIPDERYGEELMACIIAVPGAPEPDAASIAEFCRGRLAHYKIPRFVQVRGSFPMTVSGKIRKVQMREEVMEHLGSVSKVPQLPEEPSVPSAP